ACGGACTATTCTCCTCACGCACTTCAGCCAGCGATACCAGAAAGTCGCCTACGTGGACCAGAAAACAGGTGCCGTCAAGCacgaagaagcccaagatACCCCCGCAGACGCAGACGCAGGCGAAGAACCCGAAACCCTTGAAGACGACACCCCTCCTAAATCCTTCAAAGACGTCATCACACTCCGCCGCCCCAACCAACATACTTCTCGCACCACCCGTTCATCAGTCCTAGACCGCACACCTACAACAGCCGTGTTTGATTACATGCGCCTGCGTGTGGGTGATATCCCCATTGCTCAGGCTTATAATCCCGCACTTGAGAAACTATTTGATATCCTCGAGCGCGCGTCTACTGAGGAGGCGAACCAAGCAAAGAAAGAGCGGGAGGAGCAGAAGACGGTTGATTCGAAGcgtgggaagaagaaggtcgaGCGACAGGCGCTGGCTCAGGGTAAGCAGCTACCAGTGCAGGAGGTTCCCGCTGCGGATGCGGAGACTGGACCTAGTGTCTGGAGTGCGGATGAGAGTGAGAGTGGGTGGAGTACAAGTGAGCCGGAGGATGAAGGTGGCAAGTGATACATACTTGGGAAGGGTACAGCTTATTGCTCTGTATATTATTATGCTCGGTTCGGTTCATGTTTATAGATTGTTTGGGATCGGCTTGGATGAAAAGAACTTGTTTATCTGTATGTTTGTGGAATAAATAGCAAGCATTATTCTATAAGCAGACCAATACCAAAACCACATAGCTAGGTATCATGTACTTTGTGCACCCCTCTCTACACCAGTATCAACATTCATCCATCCGTCTAAGCAACCTGCTGCACCTTCTCACTTTCACCCTTCCCATATAATCCCTCGCCCAGGTTCTCCGTACACTCGACCGTCCAATTCCGCGGCGTGAACTTATCAACGATTTCTTTGAACGCATCCAGCGTGCAGAACGTATCGTTACCAGGGAGATGGTTCTCCGGCTTCGTAGCGCACCCGGGAATACGCATGGGGCGGTCATTGTATCTGACTCGCACGTAGTGCTTTTCTTGCATTGATTTCCGCGCGGAGTCGGGGAGGACGGAGAGTGGGGTGCGGGATAGAGTAGAGGGTTTGGTGAGAGAGGGCGTTGAGGCAGAAGAACCGCCTAGGAGACCGGAGAGGAAACCGGATGTTTTCTTGGGCGACGATGCATCATCGTTGGTCTGGGACTGCGACTGCGATTCGGCTTCGGTCTTTGTGAAGAGCTCGATCGCAACGGAGGATGTGAAGGGGGGCCATTTTCCGTCGAACGCGTCCAGGCTACCCAGGATAGCAGCGAGGGTTGTATCGTGGCAACCGCTCATGGCGAACTTGATCGCTTTGCCGTTCTCCGCTGACGATCCCGAGGCAGAGGTCTCGCTGCGCCACCCCCCATCCACAGCGGTGCTAACCATCCGGTCAACGATGTCGCCCATGAGTCCTCCGATGCCGAGACGGCGATACTCGTTGCTCTCCTGGTACCCGGAGTACCATTCATCACTGGCTATTCTGTCTGTGATTTCGCGGGCTTTGGCGTCGTAGAATTCGCGGGGGAGTTTTGTGGCAGGGCCGTGGGCGTAGGTTGCGTTGATTGTGTCGTTGATTCCGGAGAGGCGGGGATGGGCGTCGACGGCGACGCGGGGGGAGTTGGTGGGCATCCATTTTGACCAGAGGGTGTTGAGGTAGGTCATTTCAGCGGAGTCGTTCCCTTCGATTTGGTTAGTGAACAGGTTGGAGGGGTCCAGGGGGAAAGGGGAGTGTACATCGCTTTGCTGCACGGTCTGCGAAGAGGCGCGCGAGTTGTCTGAAACGTCGGCAGTTGCCTTCATTCGGGAGCAGTGTTTCCTCAGAGATGGAGCGTGCCACGATCACTGGGGGGGGGAAGTCGAGGGTTCGTGCGTTGCGCGGGTACATGCCAAAGAAGGCTTGTTGGAGTGACTCGAGAGCTCGCGGGAGGGGAGTAGTTCGCAGATACATGTCCTCAGCGTCCGATTTCACCTCGGGCATGAAACCCAGCTGGTCCACATAAAGGCGTCGCAGTCGTTGACCCAGCGCGAATGTCGTCCCTCTTCCTTTGTCTGTTAACTCGCCGGGTTGGCTATTCCGGTCAGCATATCCACTATCCATTCTCCAAGCAAGAAGCCGCACCAGATACCCTCGATTTCACCCTGCGCACCCTGCGCAACCACAGCTTCGTCTCTGCCGCCAAAGGTCTCCATCTTCCTTCTCCATGCGAATGAATCCCATGTCGACATGTCTTGGCTGCTGGCTGCCATTTGGATCATCCGGCGCGCGACATTGCAATATGGCCAGTCTTGATCGAGTTAGTTCACGGATCGTAGGAATTATCGGGGAGGATGAGTTACATGCTGCAAGGCCTGTCTGTATACTATTAGTTTTGGGGGCCTTCAGATGCGGGCGACTGAGTACATACATTCTGGAACCGCGCAGAGACGGGCGTCCGTTCACCTAGAGCAAGTCAATCTTTACCAATCCACGAGGACTTCGAAATCCGTACCATGACGAAGGAACTGTCCATATGTTAGTTATGCCAAATCTCCGATAAGAGCTGCGGCATCCATCGTCGACATACCACCTGGACCAATTCAAGCTTCAGGTCTTTAGGATAGAGCTGTTCAAGCTCTTCCTGGGAATAAGCCTCACGGGGAACTAGGCTCGTCATTGGAATGACTGTCCTTGTATTACCTTTGAGAGCAGTGCCAACTGTTATGACTGTCAAAAGACACGGATCTGCTGGATGACTCCAGAAGGCGGTGGGCGGAGGGGCGGCCAATCAGCGGGCAATTTAAGGTCACCTGTCAAGCTATACAACTAGAAGATTTGGTAAAGGAGCAGAATGAATAGTCGAGACTGAGGGAGAGATTGAGAGATCGTTCATTGTATGCTATGTATAGACAGGAGTTGGACCATATCGTATGTGCGTGCATACACATGCAAGGTACTGTATATATCAAAAGCCTCGGGTATCGGATATCATGTGCAAACTCAATCAAGACAGAGGGAGTACTAATCTATATAGTGGCATGCTTGCCATTAGTTCCGCTTCGCTTGCCTCTCTTCAGCCTGCTTCTTCAGGGAATCCATGGTATTCGCCAACATCTTGATCATGAAAGGCCTGGGAATGAAATCAAGGCTGACGCCCGCAATCGCATGACCCCAGTATCCAAAGATCAGAGGAAGGCCACATCCAACACGCTCCAACGAAGCGGCAGCCATGGTCCGTGAGTCGGGGACAAGCAAGCCCACGTCAACATCATTGCTCTGACTTTGCACACTTCCCACTCGAATTGCAAGTACCTCTACGTCTTGTCCACGCGCCTTCACCTCTGCATCGAGAGCTCTGCTGAAAGACTCGACGAATCCCTTTGTCCCACTGTACACCGGAACGAAAGGCATACCGTAGGCCGCAATCGAAGAAACGTTGAGGATCAAGCTAGGACCGTTCTTTTCGAGAACCGGGAGCAAGACTCGGGTAATCTGTGTCATGAAAGTGGCATTGGTGTTGATGGTAGTCCGCACATCCTGATATGACAACTCTGTCAAACCCCGGTATGCCTGGGTCTCTCCTCCAACATTGTTCACCAGAACCGTAAGGTTTGCATTTCCGACCTCGTTGGGGATCAAGTTGACATCCTCGTGGAGGTCTGCCGCATCCGAGACGACGATCTTATACTTAATGTTCGGGAACTTCGCCTGGAGCTCTTCCTGTCTCCGATTGAGCTTCTCGCGGTTCCGGCCGTGCAGGAAGACGTTGAATCCACGCTCGCTGAGCTCTTCGGCAAACCCAAAACCAATCCCACCGGTAGCACCAGTTACGAGAGCCCAAGCGTCTTTGCCGGTGGGGTTATAGCGTGGAAGGGAGCTTGGGCGGATGTAGCAGTAGAGATACCGAGCCAGCTGGATCGCCCAGTAGCAGGTGGTGGCCGCACCAACGCAGCAAAAGGCGCTGGATATAGACATTCTAGCTCGGACATATAATCGACAAGTAAATGATAATATTTCAAGGATGATGCTGAAGGAAATCTCGAATGGAGGATAAGGCTCACTCCTAGAGTACCAACATATCTTATCGCTGACGTCAGGTCACGATAGGCCAAATATGGCTATACATATGCCTTACATATAAGGCATAATGCACAAATGGTCCACACCGCCCCCGTAGCACCGCTAACCGAGGTGCGGCCAGTAAGGGCTTAGGGTTCAAAAAGCATAGGCTTAGTCATTCCCCACTCGAATTTCGCACTTGGCTTTGAAACTTCTGGCCGTTGCTGTTGCGCTGCTCTCTTCCGTTGAACAACCAGATCAGACAGAGTCAAAATGGTGAGTGCTTGCGATCCTATCCAAACGCAGAAAGACGTTTTTTATTCCAGAATGGTATTAACACGCTGAATTAGGCCCCCCAAAAGAAGAAGTGGTCCAAGGGCAAGGGTACGCTGTTCCCATGATTCACTCCCTATCCTACCTCCCCTCCCGTTATCGGTCCTGCGAAGATTCTTCATCGAGAATGATGGAAATATATCTTATTTCGGATTTTCGAGTTTGGGCGATACACGAGGAGAACGAACGGACGATAAAAGAGGCAATTCGCGCAGAATGAGGCTGACATAGGTTTCGCCGTATAGTTAAGGACAAGGCCCAGCACGCCGTCGTCCTTGAGAAGTCTACCGCTGAGAAGCTCAACAAGGATGTTCAGTCCTACCGTCTTATCACTGTCGCCACCCTTGTCGACCGTCTCAAGATCAACGGTAGCTTGGCCCGCCAGGCTCTGGCTGATCTCGAGGAGAGGGGAGTGATCAAGAAGGTCGTCGGCCACCACGACCTCGACATCTACAGTACGTTTCGCCTTCCGACATGTGCATAGGAGTGGTTCAGATTCTAACAACGATTTTTTCTAGCCCGCGCCGTCGCCGCCGAGTAAACGTTTTCCTTCCGATAATTTTCTCGCGGTTTCTTGTTTTCCTTTACGAATGATATCTCCATGAAAAGTTCGGGAATTCTGGCTGGGCGAATGATGTATAGTGGTTCGATGATTTTCGGAGTGAACGAATAGTCGCGCTATTGGCCGTGTCAAGTAACGGACTAAACGCAATTCATCCCTTCAATTCATTGTTCTTTCCGTAATAAGACGATCAATCGATTTTACATGGAGTTGGGCTTGGGGATGGACTATTCGCTTTTTTGTGTGAAGTATCATACGGAAACCTTTTATCGCTCTAGAGTCCTATCATGAATACCATCCGCAGTGTTCAAAACATGATTATACATTCAATACCAACTCCCTAGCAAATATGAACCTACTAGTCCGCCTTCCTCTGCGGCCTCTGCTGCTGCGCAGCCCGACAAAGCTCCCTCTCAACCTTCGGCACCTCCTCCAACCCAACAACTCGTCCCACTTCAAAATACTTCTTATGATTCCGGAAAAATCCCTCCCAATGCGCTACCTGCTTCCTAACCCTCGCCCTCGCCATCCTTACATCCTGCTCGCGCCGGATTTTCCGCTCCCCACTGCTCAACCTCCcaacctcttcctcgtcatcaACGGGGATAAACATCTCCTCTACACCAGAGAGATCGTGCGTCAGGTCTTCCTGAAAACAGCCCGTCACGAAGGCGCGCGTTGCGTCGCGGCCGGTGAAGAAGTTGTAGTGGCCGCCGGGGCCGTACATCATGCGGTTTGCGGAGACATCGAAGATGGTGCTGTTCACGGAGAGGTAGACGGGGAGGGAAGGGTCGGAGCCGTTGTAGAGGGCGAGGTCGGAGGGGGTTAGGTGGAGGGGTCCTTTCTATACGTATTTgttagtttttttttttccttacTCTCCTTCGGAAGGGATGCGAGAGGGAGAGAAGCATACGATATACCGGACCAACACCGGCCACCTCGTA
This Aspergillus chevalieri M1 DNA, chromosome 3, nearly complete sequence DNA region includes the following protein-coding sequences:
- a CDS encoding putative heme/steroid binding domain protein (COG:E;~EggNog:ENOG410PJXB;~InterPro:IPR036400,IPR001199;~PFAM:PF00173;~TransMembrane:1 (i40-64o)), yielding MSDLRQRQVASSASKEADNRPVAIDSKSKKQKRNGNKRTGISLLDIIRVLVTLVVASCGLSYYMTSSESVLWGYRPWFTRWPVLVRYIKGPLHLTPSDLALYNGSDPSLPVYLSVNSTIFDVSANRMMYGPGGHYNFFTGRDATRAFVTGCFQEDLTHDLSGVEEMFIPVDDEEEVGRLSSGERKIRREQDVRMARARVRKQVAHWEGFFRNHKKYFEVGRVVGLEEVPKVERELCRAAQQQRPQRKAD
- a CDS encoding putative acid phosphatase (COG:I;~EggNog:ENOG410PKVZ;~InterPro:IPR000560,IPR029033;~PFAM:PF00328), which gives rise to MYVLSRPHLKAPKTNSIQTGLAAYWPYCNVARRMIQMAASSQDMSTWDSFAWRRKMETFGGRDEAVVAQGAQGEIEGICQPGELTDKGRGTTFALGQRLRRLYVDQLGFMPEVKSDAEDMYLRTTPLPRALESLQQAFFGMYPRNARTLDFPPPVIVARSISEETLLPNEGNCRRFRQLARLFADRAAKRWNDSAEMTYLNTLWSKWMPTNSPRVAVDAHPRLSGINDTINATYAHGPATKLPREFYDAKAREITDRIASDEWYSGYQESNEYRRLGIGGLMGDIVDRMVSTAVDGGWRSETSASGSSAENGKAIKFAMSGCHDTTLAAILGSLDAFDGKWPPFTSSVAIELFTKTEAESQSQSQTNDDASSPKKTSGFLSGLLGGSSASTPSLTKPSTLSRTPLSVLPDSARKSMQEKHYVRVRYNDRPMRIPGCATKPENHLPGNDTFCTLDAFKEIVDKFTPRNWTVECTENLGEGLYGKGESEKVQQVA
- a CDS encoding putative short chain dehydrogenase/reductase (COG:Q;~EggNog:ENOG410PWV6;~InterPro:IPR036291,IPR002347;~PFAM:PF00106,PF13561;~go_process: GO:0055114 - oxidation-reduction process [Evidence IEA]), whose protein sequence is MSISSAFCCVGAATTCYWAIQLARYLYCYIRPSSLPRYNPTGKDAWALVTGATGGIGFGFAEELSERGFNVFLHGRNREKLNRRQEELQAKFPNIKYKIVVSDAADLHEDVNLIPNEVGNANLTVLVNNVGGETQAYRGLTELSYQDVRTTINTNATFMTQITRVLLPVLEKNGPSLILNVSSIAAYGMPFVPVYSGTKGFVESFSRALDAEVKARGQDVEVLAIRVGSVQSQSNDVDVGLLVPDSRTMAAASLERVGCGLPLIFGYWGHAIAGVSLDFIPRPFMIKMLANTMDSLKKQAEERQAKRN
- the RPS25 gene encoding 40S ribosomal protein eS25 (COG:J;~EggNog:ENOG410PQUS;~InterPro:IPR004977;~PFAM:PF03297); translation: MAPQKKKWSKGKVKDKAQHAVVLEKSTAEKLNKDVQSYRLITVATLVDRLKINGSLARQALADLEERGVIKKVVGHHDLDIYTRAVAAE